A window of the Paenibacillus woosongensis genome harbors these coding sequences:
- a CDS encoding non-ribosomal peptide synthetase gives MNEKLSIAGVCNLTPMQEGMLFHSYLNPESTAYFEQFACTVTGQLDVGLLERSFNALIDKYDVLRLNFLHENMKNPKQIIFKKRSMSVLYEDISQMDKAEQEQYIQRFIQADQKKGFDLAKDMLLRAAVLQTDQQIDQQAGHRYKLIWSYHHIIMDGWCLKTIVQELFDVYKALSQGAEMELDEAPPFASYIQWLDRQDREEARRYWADYVQGYDSAIKLPSFGIRRQDGKGHHDQGMMRQKVNDQIDRSYKISEETARRLEQVAKAHQVTLNTVLQSAWALLLGRYNGTEDVVFGSVTSGRPAEVEGVEQMIGLFINTVPIRITFHGDQAFSSLIQQVQLTSLETQNYDFYPLAEIQSLSTKKQHLIDHIYAFQNYPVSADPLDESEAKEPFAISELEDFEQTHYDFNLILMPNEGLEVKFKYNAARYEQAAMDRLFQHYEQVLNTVSQNANVLLRDISVITSEERELILHRFNDTAGEYPRDQTIVQLFERQVERVPGNLAIVHHGENLTYKALNDRANQLAARLINRGVGPDQIVGLVGERSADTVIGMLGILKAGGAYLPIDPEYPTDRIEYMLLDSQAKWVVTPRCYAERLASEAEVIILDENEPERELTSIPAQQLDEPPLQVRQSPVKPANLAYVMYTSGSTGRPKGVMIEHQNVVRLVQNTNYIPFRPGDRILQTGAPVFDACTFEIWGALLNGLELYIIDKTSILDPEKLGQALREYSITTMWLTSPLFNQLAQQQPELFQPLRYLIVGGDALSPKHIQQVAEQCKGTTLINGYGPTENTTFSCCYTITTQEEKSIPIGGPIAHSTAYIVDLYGHLCPVGVPGELWVGGDGVARGYINNEALTSEKFMASPFAEGERVYRTGDAASWLPDGTIEFIGRLDHQVKIRGFRIEIGEIESRIQLHKAVKEAIVTVWDKGEGSKALCAYLVCEGELGAAEIRQYLAGYLPDYMIPSHWVFMDQLPLTANGKVHRQALPLPEESAAYEGIYVAPRNEAEQKLADIWSDVLGVPAVGVNDHFFELGGHSLTALKLVSEVKKQFQVQLPLADVFQTPVLADMAARIGGNQEAGSDTALAIEPAPAAEYYPVSSAQKRLFILHGMTGMDTAYNMPFVLQIEGRLDVKRLEEAFQALIARHEPLRTSFTLLQGEPVQRIHERVDFTMEQLDVHPDQNMEDIVDKLVTPFDLGQAPLLRAALAKRQEEQYVLVIDIHHIVADGSSISVIVKEFSELYNGQGLERLGVQRIQYKDFAVWQNKQLGSGGLQQHERYWLEQFAEEPPVLNMLTDYPRPQIQSFEGAVASVEIDQELSSRLKQLANETGATLYMVLLAAYSVLLSKYSAQEDIVIGSPTAGRTHADVLHTVGMFVNTLALRLKPGAQKTFGDFLNEVKQTALQAFEHQDYQYEDLIEQLGLRRDMSRNPLFDTVFTLQNIDIQEADLTGLAVQSCSWDGRMSKFDLTLTVVEREQGMFIDAEYAVKLFKAATIERLLKHFVQVLRVIAADKEMKLADIELLSPEERQQMMVDFNGSRTEYPHNRTVYELFAEQAGRTPEQIALVFKEERLTYRQLDEMAGRFAQMLRELGVKPGEVTAIMAEHSIEMIVAVLAVLKAGGAYLPIDHEYPADRIAYILEDSNAGLLLTKSRLLQAKDMLAPDMKVHMTGRHIQAIDLEDTLALSREAGPLPSSTSSATPTTSSSPSTSTPPLASAEASPSDLAYVIYTSGSTGKPKGVMIEHRSLLNMTGWYQTYYQLTAADKCTKYAGFGFDASVWEIFPALLSGSELHIIPEEIRYDVRLLAEYYNNSRISISFLPTAVCEQFIQLDNDSLRMLITGGDKLRVYRPTPYELVNNYGPTENTIVTSAFKVKGEYDNIPIGKPIDNVRVYILDANDKLLPVGVPGELCVAGDSLARGYMNRPDLTAEKFTSDPFYPGERMYRTGDLARWLPEGDLEYLGRMDEQVKIRGYRIELGEVENVLLKQAGIKEAVVLAIENLRHETELCAYIAASREWPVRELREHLARELPEYMLPVHYMFLDELPLTANGKVNRRALPQPDFHSAAENNHVPPRSKTEQRLAEIWSEVLGVEQVGAHSHFFELGGHSLKAAALTAGIKEAFQVDLPLSGVFRHPILEQMAAGIDALERQGYTEIERIPDQEDYPVSSAQKRLLILNELEGAGTAYNMPFVLQLSGSLDRSRLQQSFDALIRRHAAFRTSFALREGELVQIIHPEVAFQIREMAIMDEPARIKEAIRQFVQPFHLQQAPLIRVGLASLSADKHILMIDMHHIISDGESVRLLVEELSQLYSGQEQSSTATRVEYKDYAVWQNKMLQSEAYRQQEQYWLERFAGELPVLTLPTDYARPQMQSFEGDSLTVKLDSDLSSRILEAAARTGTTLYMFLLAAYNILLSKYANQEDIIVGTPTAGRAQKELEGIIGMFVNTLAIRTQPEGHKHFGDFLEEVKEHSLQAFENQLIQYEDLLEKLEVARDVSRNPLFDTMFAVDNVGVEEIQLDGLRMEPYPFDNGTSKFDLMVTAAEDGAEIRLDIEYAVKLFRKDTIERLIAHYVQILRAVTADMDIKLCDIGLLLEEERRQIIADFNDTATYYPRQTIHELFEEQAEQQADRIAVVHGDTELTYRELNAKANQLAAILRDKGVGPDRIVAIIGDRTLEMIIGMLAILKAGGAYLPIDPDYPMDRVEYFLKNSEAKVLLARSCYADRAIDGVEAVVLDHEQLDNLDAPNLPHETNPGHLAYVMYTSGSTGLPKGVMVEHLGVARLVRNTNYVRFTKEDRVLQTAAPVFDVSVFDIWGALLNGARLYLVDKFTLLDPIRVESVLQQHRITMLWLTSPLFTQFAQQKPDMFRTVSYLIVGGDILSPKHIQLVREHCGQLTVVNGYGPTENTSFSCCFIIEEAYEKSVPIGPPISNSTAYIVDKYGNLNPVGVPGELWVGGDGVARGYMNNEELTRQKFIPNPFVPGDRVYRTGDAARWLPDGSIEFIGRMDNQVKIRGFRVEIGEIESVLLNHPAVKEVVILVKEYEETNKFLCAYVVAGGELTVPAVKEYMAQQLPDYMIPSAFVFMEVLPLNVNGKVDRKALPEPEYQGGDVEYTAPRNEHEELAVQVWSEILGMERISVHDNFFALGGHSLKAMQMVSKLAERGWNISINQVFAHQTPAELSAYAQRLAPDEKQRITDVRQAEQWLSGRLQRSCEWKTYFVEDEEYSIVHIFGLDEALKQEAETLIAEHLDERLHPHYLLDAGELKEDTRHPSMSREELNARLQLQQTEAAVWVDGMLEQIGHMQELYAQGVTGGQVVKEYGISPSQMYHFKHKDVSGTMVKWNQAIQPDLLRQALQQIVSAEEVMRSVLVQRDGDEEGYWRLHERPQQLELPMIDISPFEQGTQTDILKSLMNRFFIKPYSDKDPLMYRVLLVKQSVKEYLLLLPFSHTIFDYMSNEVLRSQVIEAYELLRQGKAVKPKQGATFTDFIAQISRGPEGISAKELYELYDLRNFETVARQIAAVMQTRSGDGPAQMTVINHSINLELLAEGHKDAESKWKLATGIFAAFFSAYLGVEQIPMWMTHFGRQYGEAAYFDIVGECIDYIPLLLDRKQDMDMQSKLVSKKLQAASDYNIHFANLLYNESIDPDFAEARNALLAAFEKMPVNFNYLGELSGEADLEYLDAEGVNCDDPNRILYMTWHQGNHIHITLALPVKESCESIRSMLDEAAREQIKGDASAQLKGVNL, from the coding sequence ATGAACGAAAAGCTGTCAATCGCCGGGGTATGCAACCTGACGCCGATGCAAGAGGGAATGCTCTTTCATTCCTATTTGAATCCGGAGTCCACGGCTTATTTCGAACAGTTTGCCTGCACCGTCACAGGGCAGCTGGACGTCGGGCTGCTGGAGAGAAGTTTTAACGCTCTGATCGACAAGTACGATGTGCTAAGGCTGAACTTCCTTCACGAAAATATGAAAAATCCGAAGCAGATTATATTCAAGAAGCGCAGCATGTCCGTTCTTTACGAAGATATATCCCAAATGGACAAAGCAGAGCAGGAGCAATATATACAACGCTTCATCCAGGCCGATCAGAAGAAGGGCTTCGACCTGGCGAAGGATATGCTGCTGCGGGCGGCTGTGCTGCAAACGGATCAGCAAATAGATCAGCAAGCAGGGCATCGTTATAAACTGATTTGGAGCTATCATCATATCATTATGGATGGCTGGTGCTTGAAAACGATCGTACAGGAACTGTTCGATGTATATAAAGCGCTGAGCCAGGGCGCAGAAATGGAGTTGGATGAGGCGCCTCCCTTCGCTAGCTACATCCAGTGGCTGGATCGCCAGGATCGCGAGGAGGCCCGCCGCTATTGGGCCGATTATGTGCAAGGCTATGATTCGGCGATTAAGCTGCCTTCTTTCGGGATTCGACGCCAGGACGGCAAAGGGCATCACGACCAAGGCATGATGCGCCAAAAGGTGAACGATCAAATCGATCGCAGCTATAAAATCAGTGAAGAGACGGCTCGGCGGCTGGAGCAGGTGGCCAAAGCCCATCAAGTGACGCTGAATACGGTGCTCCAGTCCGCTTGGGCGCTGCTTTTAGGCCGTTACAACGGAACCGAGGATGTAGTCTTCGGTTCCGTCACCTCCGGCCGGCCGGCGGAGGTGGAGGGGGTCGAGCAAATGATCGGGCTGTTCATCAACACCGTTCCCATCAGGATTACCTTCCATGGCGACCAAGCCTTCTCTTCTCTCATTCAACAAGTGCAACTCACCTCCTTAGAAACGCAAAACTACGATTTTTATCCACTTGCAGAAATTCAGTCCCTATCAACCAAGAAACAGCATCTAATCGATCATATTTACGCCTTTCAGAACTATCCGGTGAGTGCGGATCCGCTGGACGAATCAGAGGCGAAAGAGCCTTTCGCTATTAGCGAGCTGGAGGATTTTGAACAGACGCATTATGATTTCAATCTTATTTTGATGCCGAATGAAGGCCTTGAGGTCAAATTCAAATATAATGCGGCCCGCTATGAACAGGCGGCGATGGATCGCTTGTTCCAGCATTATGAGCAAGTGCTGAATACGGTCAGCCAGAATGCGAATGTGCTTCTGCGGGATATTTCAGTAATTACGAGCGAGGAACGAGAGTTAATCTTACACAGGTTTAACGACACGGCAGGCGAGTATCCGCGGGACCAAACCATCGTGCAATTGTTCGAGCGTCAGGTCGAGCGAGTTCCCGGAAATCTTGCCATCGTTCATCACGGTGAAAATCTGACGTATAAAGCATTGAACGATAGAGCCAATCAGCTTGCAGCCAGGCTCATAAACAGAGGAGTCGGCCCCGATCAGATCGTCGGCCTAGTCGGGGAGCGTTCCGCGGACACGGTGATCGGCATGCTGGGGATTTTGAAGGCAGGGGGCGCTTATTTGCCCATCGATCCGGAATACCCGACCGACCGCATTGAATATATGCTTCTCGACAGCCAGGCGAAATGGGTTGTTACTCCGCGGTGCTACGCGGAACGCCTGGCGAGTGAAGCTGAGGTGATCATTCTTGACGAGAACGAGCCGGAAAGGGAGCTTACCTCCATTCCGGCCCAGCAGCTTGATGAGCCGCCGCTCCAGGTGAGGCAGAGCCCTGTGAAGCCTGCAAATTTGGCCTACGTCATGTACACGTCAGGTTCAACGGGGCGGCCCAAAGGGGTTATGATCGAGCATCAAAATGTGGTCCGTCTTGTCCAGAATACGAACTACATTCCGTTTCGGCCGGGGGATCGCATCCTGCAAACGGGGGCTCCTGTGTTTGATGCCTGCACGTTTGAAATATGGGGCGCGCTGCTAAACGGGCTGGAGCTGTATATTATCGATAAAACATCGATACTAGATCCAGAGAAGCTGGGCCAAGCGCTTCGCGAATACAGCATAACGACGATGTGGCTCACCTCCCCGCTGTTTAATCAGCTGGCCCAGCAGCAGCCGGAGTTGTTCCAGCCGCTTCGCTATCTGATTGTCGGCGGAGATGCCCTCTCGCCCAAGCATATTCAACAGGTGGCGGAGCAGTGCAAGGGAACGACGCTGATCAATGGGTATGGACCGACCGAGAATACGACCTTCTCCTGCTGCTATACGATTACTACGCAGGAGGAGAAGAGCATCCCGATTGGCGGGCCGATAGCTCATTCTACGGCTTATATCGTCGACTTATACGGGCACTTATGCCCCGTCGGTGTGCCGGGCGAGCTATGGGTCGGGGGCGACGGTGTGGCTCGGGGCTACATCAATAACGAGGCGCTGACCTCGGAGAAATTCATGGCCAGTCCGTTTGCGGAAGGAGAGCGTGTTTACCGCACGGGAGATGCAGCAAGCTGGCTCCCGGACGGTACGATCGAGTTCATCGGCCGGCTGGATCATCAGGTGAAAATCAGGGGATTCCGCATTGAAATCGGGGAGATTGAAAGCCGGATCCAGCTCCACAAGGCCGTGAAGGAAGCGATCGTCACGGTATGGGACAAAGGCGAAGGCAGCAAGGCCCTATGTGCTTATCTCGTCTGTGAGGGCGAACTGGGTGCAGCGGAAATCAGGCAATATTTGGCGGGCTATCTTCCTGATTACATGATTCCTTCCCATTGGGTGTTCATGGATCAGCTGCCGCTGACAGCGAACGGCAAGGTTCACCGCCAAGCTCTGCCCTTGCCGGAGGAGAGCGCAGCATATGAAGGGATCTATGTTGCCCCGCGCAATGAGGCGGAGCAGAAGCTCGCTGACATATGGAGCGATGTGCTAGGCGTGCCCGCTGTCGGCGTGAATGATCATTTCTTTGAGCTGGGCGGCCACTCCTTGACGGCCCTGAAGCTGGTTTCGGAAGTGAAGAAGCAATTTCAGGTTCAGCTGCCGCTGGCGGATGTGTTCCAGACCCCTGTACTTGCAGACATGGCGGCCCGTATTGGCGGGAATCAGGAAGCGGGTTCTGATACCGCACTAGCCATCGAGCCTGCCCCGGCGGCTGAATACTATCCCGTGTCCTCGGCGCAAAAACGGCTGTTTATTCTGCATGGAATGACCGGCATGGATACCGCATACAACATGCCGTTTGTGTTGCAAATCGAGGGCAGGCTTGATGTGAAGCGGCTGGAAGAGGCGTTTCAAGCGTTGATTGCGCGTCATGAGCCCTTGCGGACTTCCTTCACCCTCCTTCAGGGCGAGCCTGTTCAGCGAATTCATGAGCGCGTTGATTTTACGATGGAGCAGCTGGACGTTCATCCTGATCAGAATATGGAGGATATCGTCGATAAGCTGGTCACGCCGTTCGATCTTGGCCAGGCTCCATTGCTGCGGGCCGCTCTCGCCAAACGCCAGGAGGAGCAATATGTGCTCGTCATTGATATCCATCATATTGTCGCTGACGGCTCTTCCATCAGCGTCATCGTGAAGGAATTCAGCGAGCTGTACAACGGTCAAGGCTTGGAGCGTTTAGGTGTTCAGCGCATTCAATATAAAGATTTTGCCGTCTGGCAAAATAAGCAGCTCGGCTCCGGGGGCTTGCAGCAGCATGAGCGCTACTGGCTGGAACAGTTCGCCGAGGAGCCCCCGGTACTGAATATGCTGACCGATTACCCGCGTCCGCAAATTCAAAGCTTCGAGGGAGCGGTTGCCTCCGTGGAAATCGACCAGGAACTGTCGTCCCGGCTGAAGCAGCTTGCTAATGAAACGGGAGCCACCTTGTATATGGTTTTGCTTGCTGCTTACAGTGTGTTGCTGTCTAAGTATTCGGCTCAGGAGGATATCGTGATCGGCTCTCCGACGGCGGGCAGAACCCATGCAGACGTGCTTCATACGGTCGGCATGTTCGTCAATACGCTGGCTTTGCGCCTGAAGCCGGGAGCGCAGAAGACATTCGGGGATTTCCTGAATGAGGTGAAGCAAACGGCCTTGCAGGCTTTCGAGCATCAGGACTACCAATACGAAGATCTCATCGAGCAGCTCGGCTTACGGCGGGATATGAGCCGCAATCCGCTGTTCGATACGGTATTCACTTTGCAGAACATCGATATTCAGGAGGCTGATTTAACCGGACTGGCCGTACAATCCTGCTCTTGGGATGGCCGAATGTCCAAGTTCGATTTGACCTTGACGGTGGTCGAGCGGGAGCAAGGAATGTTCATCGACGCAGAGTATGCTGTCAAATTGTTTAAGGCTGCTACGATTGAACGGCTGCTGAAGCATTTTGTCCAGGTGCTGCGAGTCATTGCCGCAGATAAAGAGATGAAGCTCGCAGATATCGAATTGTTGTCGCCAGAGGAGCGGCAGCAAATGATGGTTGATTTCAATGGTTCCCGCACCGAATACCCGCACAACCGGACGGTATATGAACTGTTTGCGGAACAGGCCGGGCGGACGCCGGAGCAGATCGCCCTCGTATTTAAGGAGGAGCGGTTAACTTATCGGCAATTGGACGAGATGGCGGGCAGGTTTGCTCAAATGCTGCGGGAGCTTGGCGTCAAGCCGGGCGAAGTTACGGCCATTATGGCCGAGCATTCGATCGAAATGATCGTTGCCGTGCTGGCCGTGCTAAAGGCAGGAGGAGCTTATCTGCCGATCGACCATGAATATCCGGCCGACCGCATCGCTTATATTTTGGAGGATAGCAATGCTGGCCTGCTCTTGACTAAGAGCCGGCTGCTGCAAGCGAAAGATATGCTTGCTCCAGATATGAAGGTTCATATGACCGGAAGGCATATTCAAGCGATTGATCTGGAGGATACGCTTGCTCTGTCCAGGGAAGCAGGGCCGCTGCCTTCGTCAACATCGTCGGCAACACCAACGACGTCCTCATCGCCATCTACATCAACGCCACCGCTGGCATCTGCGGAGGCCTCGCCATCCGACCTGGCCTATGTCATCTACACCTCCGGTTCGACGGGGAAACCGAAGGGCGTTATGATCGAGCATCGTTCCTTGCTGAATATGACCGGCTGGTACCAGACGTACTACCAGCTGACGGCCGCGGACAAATGTACGAAATATGCCGGATTCGGCTTCGATGCTTCGGTGTGGGAGATTTTCCCGGCCCTCCTGTCAGGCAGCGAGCTGCACATCATTCCGGAAGAAATTCGATATGATGTACGGTTATTAGCGGAATATTACAACAACAGCCGTATATCCATCAGCTTCTTGCCGACGGCGGTTTGCGAACAGTTCATCCAGCTCGACAACGACTCGCTGCGCATGCTGATTACGGGGGGAGACAAACTCAGAGTATATCGTCCGACGCCTTATGAGCTGGTCAATAACTATGGGCCGACGGAGAACACCATCGTGACGTCGGCATTCAAGGTCAAGGGAGAGTACGACAATATTCCGATCGGCAAGCCGATCGACAATGTGCGGGTCTATATACTGGATGCCAATGACAAGCTGCTCCCGGTTGGGGTGCCTGGCGAACTCTGCGTTGCCGGGGATAGCTTGGCCCGGGGTTATATGAACCGGCCTGATTTGACGGCGGAGAAGTTTACGAGTGACCCTTTCTATCCCGGCGAAAGAATGTACCGAACCGGAGATTTGGCCAGATGGCTGCCAGAAGGCGACCTCGAGTATTTAGGCCGGATGGACGAACAGGTTAAAATCCGCGGTTACCGCATCGAGCTGGGCGAGGTAGAGAATGTTCTCCTGAAGCAGGCGGGGATCAAGGAGGCTGTTGTCCTGGCGATAGAGAACCTGCGGCATGAAACGGAGTTATGCGCATATATTGCCGCTTCCCGGGAATGGCCGGTACGGGAGCTGAGAGAGCACCTGGCCCGGGAATTGCCGGAATACATGCTTCCAGTCCATTATATGTTCCTGGATGAATTGCCATTAACCGCGAACGGCAAAGTGAACCGCCGTGCGCTGCCGCAGCCCGACTTCCATTCCGCTGCAGAGAATAACCATGTTCCGCCCCGCAGTAAAACGGAACAGAGACTGGCTGAGATTTGGTCTGAGGTGCTCGGGGTTGAGCAGGTTGGGGCGCATAGCCATTTCTTCGAGCTTGGCGGGCATTCTTTGAAGGCGGCGGCGCTGACCGCCGGCATTAAGGAAGCTTTTCAAGTTGACCTGCCGCTAAGCGGCGTCTTCCGCCATCCTATTCTGGAGCAGATGGCCGCGGGGATTGATGCGCTGGAGCGGCAGGGGTACACGGAAATTGAACGCATTCCGGATCAGGAGGATTACCCGGTATCCTCAGCGCAAAAGCGTCTGCTGATTTTGAACGAGCTGGAAGGAGCAGGAACGGCGTATAATATGCCTTTTGTCTTGCAACTGTCTGGAAGTCTGGATCGCTCCAGGCTGCAGCAGTCATTCGATGCCTTGATTCGCAGGCATGCAGCCTTCCGAACCTCATTTGCGCTTAGAGAGGGCGAGCTGGTGCAAATCATCCATCCAGAGGTCGCATTTCAGATCCGGGAAATGGCTATTATGGATGAGCCTGCTCGAATCAAGGAGGCCATCCGGCAATTTGTTCAGCCTTTCCATCTGCAGCAGGCGCCGTTAATTCGCGTGGGGCTGGCAAGCCTTAGTGCGGACAAGCATATTCTGATGATCGACATGCATCATATCATCTCGGACGGAGAGTCTGTGCGCCTGCTGGTTGAGGAGCTAAGCCAGCTGTACAGCGGCCAGGAGCAGAGCAGTACTGCAACGCGGGTGGAATATAAGGATTATGCGGTATGGCAAAATAAAATGCTTCAATCGGAAGCCTATCGACAGCAGGAGCAATACTGGCTGGAGCGCTTCGCGGGAGAATTGCCGGTGCTCACGCTACCTACCGATTATGCGCGTCCGCAAATGCAGAGCTTCGAGGGGGATAGCTTGACGGTTAAGCTGGATAGCGATTTAAGCTCTCGCATACTTGAAGCGGCTGCGCGGACGGGAACTACCTTGTATATGTTCCTGCTTGCCGCGTATAACATCCTCTTATCCAAATATGCGAACCAGGAGGATATTATCGTCGGTACGCCGACCGCAGGCAGGGCGCAGAAAGAACTGGAGGGCATCATAGGGATGTTTGTTAACACCCTTGCAATCCGTACTCAGCCTGAAGGGCATAAACACTTCGGGGATTTCCTGGAGGAAGTGAAGGAGCATTCACTGCAGGCGTTCGAGAATCAACTGATCCAGTACGAGGATCTGCTGGAGAAGCTGGAGGTCGCGCGGGACGTAAGCCGCAATCCGCTATTTGACACGATGTTTGCCGTGGATAATGTCGGGGTCGAGGAGATTCAGCTGGATGGCCTGCGTATGGAGCCATACCCGTTCGATAACGGCACATCCAAATTCGATTTGATGGTTACGGCGGCAGAAGATGGAGCGGAAATCCGTTTGGATATCGAATATGCCGTCAAGCTATTCCGCAAAGATACGATTGAGCGCTTGATTGCGCACTATGTTCAAATCTTGCGGGCCGTTACGGCAGACATGGATATTAAATTGTGCGACATCGGTCTGCTGCTGGAGGAGGAGCGGCGGCAAATTATCGCAGATTTCAATGATACGGCAACTTACTATCCGCGCCAAACGATCCATGAGCTGTTCGAGGAGCAGGCGGAACAGCAGGCAGACCGCATCGCAGTTGTCCATGGCGATACGGAGCTGACTTACCGCGAGCTTAATGCCAAGGCGAACCAGCTTGCCGCAATATTGCGGGACAAGGGAGTTGGCCCTGACCGGATTGTGGCGATTATCGGGGATCGCACGCTGGAAATGATCATCGGCATGCTGGCGATTCTGAAGGCAGGGGGCGCTTATCTTCCGATTGATCCGGATTATCCGATGGACCGGGTCGAATACTTCCTTAAGAATAGCGAGGCCAAAGTGCTGCTTGCCCGCAGTTGTTACGCAGACAGAGCGATAGATGGCGTAGAAGCCGTCGTATTGGATCACGAGCAGCTGGACAATCTTGATGCGCCTAATCTCCCCCATGAGACGAACCCCGGTCATCTCGCTTATGTGATGTATACTTCGGGATCTACGGGACTGCCTAAAGGGGTTATGGTCGAGCATCTCGGCGTCGCCCGGCTGGTCAGGAATACGAATTATGTGCGCTTCACAAAAGAGGATCGCGTGCTGCAGACAGCGGCTCCGGTATTCGACGTCAGCGTGTTTGATATTTGGGGAGCACTGCTGAATGGCGCGCGCCTGTACCTGGTCGATAAATTTACACTGCTGGATCCGATCCGGGTTGAATCCGTGCTTCAGCAGCATCGCATCACGATGCTATGGCTGACATCGCCGCTATTTACCCAGTTCGCCCAGCAGAAGCCGGATATGTTCCGTACGGTTAGCTACTTGATCGTCGGCGGAGATATTCTCTCCCCGAAGCATATCCAGCTTGTGAGGGAGCATTGCGGGCAGTTGACCGTGGTGAATGGGTACGGTCCTACGGAGAACACCTCGTTCTCCTGCTGCTTCATCATCGAAGAGGCATATGAGAAAAGCGTGCCGATTGGGCCGCCGATCAGCAATTCAACGGCATATATCGTCGATAAATACGGAAACCTGAATCCGGTCGGCGTGCCTGGCGAGCTCTGGGTCGGCGGGGACGGTGTTGCCCGCGGATACATGAACAATGAAGAGCTGACCAGGCAGAAATTCATTCCCAATCCTTTTGTTCCAGGGGATCGGGTATATCGGACGGGGGATGCGGCAAGATGGCTTCCTGACGGCTCCATCGAGTTTATTGGCAGAATGGACAATCAGGTTAAGATCAGAGGGTTTCGAGTCGAAATTGGCGAGATCGAAAGTGTTCTGCTTAACCACCCGGCGGTCAAGGAAGTCGTCATTCTCGTTAAGGAATATGAAGAAACGAACAAGTTCCTCTGTGCTTACGTAGTAGCTGGCGGAGAGTTGACCGTTCCAGCCGTTAAGGAATATATGGCCCAGCAGCTGCCCGACTACATGATTCCGTCCGCATTCGTATTCATGGAGGTGCTGCCGCTGAACGTCAACGGCAAGGTCGACCGCAAAGCGCTCCCCGAACCGGAATACCAGGGAGGCGATGTGGAGTACACCGCTCCAAGAAATGAGCACGAGGAGCTGGCTGTTCAGGTCTGGTCGGAAATACTGGGCATGGAGCGGATCAGTGTCCATGATAATTTCTTTGCACTTGGGGGCCATTCGTTAAAGGCGATGCAAATGGTATCGAAGCTGGCCGAGCGCGGTTGGAACATCAGCATTAACCAGGTTTTTGCCCATCAGACTCCTGCCGAATTGTCGGCTTATGCGCAGCGGCTGGCTCCTGACGAGAAGCAGCGGATTACGGATGTCCGACAGGCGGAGCAGTGGCTTAGCGGCCGTCTCCAGCGATCCTGCGAGTGGAAGACCTACTTCGTTGAGGACGAGGAATATTCCATCGTTCATATATTTGGCCTGGATGAAGCGCTGAAGCAGGAAGCGGAAACGTTGATCGCCGAGCATTTGGATGAGCGTCTACACCCGCATTATTTGCTCGATGCCGGGGAACTGAAAGAGGATACAAGGCATCCAAGCATGAGCCGGGAGGAGCTGAATGCACGGCTGCAATTGCAGCAGACAGAAGCTGCGGTCTGGGTCGATGGCATGCTTGAGCAGATCGGCCACATGCAGGAGCTCTATGCGCAGGGAGTTACGGGCGGACAGGTCGTGAAGGAATACGGAATTTCACCTTCACAAATGTACCATTTCAAGCACAAAGACGTGTCGGGAACGATGGTGAAATGGAATCAGGCGATTCAGCCGGACCTGCTGCGCCAGGCGCTTCAGCAAATTGTATCCGCTGAAGAGGTGATGCGCAGTGTGCTGGTTCAAAGAGATGGAGATGAGGAAGGATACTGGCGGCTGCATGAGCGCCCGCAACAGCTTGAATTGCCCATGATCGATATTTCCCCATTCGAACAGGGTACGCAGACGGATATTTTGAAGTCGCTCATGAACAGATTTTTTATTAAGCCATACTCGGACAAGGATCCGCTCATGTACCGTGTGCTGCTGGTTAAGCAGAGTGTGAAGGAATATTTGCTGCTGCTCCCGTTCTCCCACACCATTTTCGATTATATGAGCAATGAAGTCCTCCGCAGCCAAGTGATTGAAGCCTATGAGCTTCTCCGCCAAGGGAAGGCAGTCAAGCCGAAACAGGGCGCGACATTTACGGACTTCATAGCGCAAATTAGCCGAGGCCCGGAAGGAATATCGGCCAAGGAACTTTACGAGCTCTATGACCTTCGGAATTTCGAGACGGTAGCAAGGCAGATCGCCGCGGTCATGCAAACGCGAAGCGGGGACGGGCCCGCGCAGATGACTGTTATCAATCACAGCATCAATCTAGAGCTGCTAGCGGAAGGGCATAAGGATGCAGAGAGCAAGTGGAAGCTGGCGACGGGCATCTTTGCTGCATTTTTTAGCGCATATCTGGGCGTGGAGCAGATTCCGATGTGGATGACCCATTTCGGAAGACAGTACGGGGAGGCCGCATATTTTGACATCGTTGGCGAATGTATCGATTACATTCCCCTGCTGCTGGACCGGAAGCAGGATATGGATATGCAGAGCAAACTGGTCAGCAAGAAGCTGCAAGCCGCCTCGGACTACAACATTCATTTTGCGAATCTGCTATACAACGAATCGATAGATCCAGATTTTGCGGAAGCGAGAAATGCTTTGCTCGCCGCCTTTGAGAAGATGCCTGTCAATTTCAATTATCTGGGTGAGCTGAGCGGAGAAGCAGATTTAGAATACTTGGATGCAGAAGGCGTGAATTGCGACGATCCAAACCGGATTCTCTATATGACCTGGCATCAGGGCAACCATATTCATATTACGCTGGCGCTTCCAGTGAAAGAGAGCTGCGAATCCATCCGGAGCATGCTGGATGAGGCCGCCCGGGAGCAGATCAAGGGGGATGCCTCTGCACAACTGAAAGGTGTAAATCTATGA